A genomic window from Dehalococcoidia bacterium includes:
- the mreC gene encoding rod shape-determining protein MreC, with product MDILPTFRPRSGPFLRATLWGVAHIVLASLLLLASQKGALNGLQDAAIWAMGPLAAPLRDLGDWGSDVARGLFRRPQVIRENEALRQEVEQLRAQLAAQADAGGRVRELESMMGLRAQRGQDELLVAHVIALHLDASTQAIAIDRGQEDGLVKGMAVLSAQGSLVGTISHLLPHHAWVTLVTDPRMRVNVAVQTTPGEEVWGMWLGQVGGGPTVDMLPQGAPIKAGQLVVTSGLGGQLPPGILVGTIKSVDDNPQHVFVRAAVEPAARLDRLRTVAVLTSHRPAELGEP from the coding sequence ATGGATATCCTCCCCACATTCCGGCCCCGGTCCGGCCCTTTCCTACGGGCCACCCTGTGGGGCGTAGCTCATATCGTCTTGGCATCCCTCCTCCTCCTGGCGTCCCAGAAGGGCGCCCTGAACGGGCTGCAAGATGCTGCCATCTGGGCCATGGGGCCCTTGGCCGCACCCCTGCGAGATCTAGGCGACTGGGGATCCGATGTGGCTCGTGGCCTCTTCCGGCGTCCCCAGGTCATCAGGGAGAACGAGGCCCTGCGCCAGGAGGTGGAGCAGCTGCGGGCCCAGCTGGCCGCCCAAGCCGACGCCGGCGGACGCGTCCGAGAGCTGGAGTCCATGATGGGGTTACGTGCCCAGCGGGGCCAGGATGAGCTCCTAGTGGCCCATGTCATCGCCTTACATCTGGACGCCAGCACCCAGGCCATCGCCATCGACCGCGGACAGGAGGACGGTCTAGTGAAGGGGATGGCCGTCCTGTCGGCCCAAGGGAGCCTGGTAGGCACCATATCGCACCTCCTCCCCCATCACGCCTGGGTCACCTTGGTGACCGACCCCCGTATGCGGGTGAACGTAGCGGTTCAGACCACCCCTGGGGAGGAGGTGTGGGGCATGTGGCTGGGCCAAGTGGGCGGTGGCCCCACGGTGGACATGCTCCCTCAGGGCGCCCCCATCAAGGCAGGGCAGCTGGTGGTGACCTCGGGCCTTGGGGGGCAGCTACCCCCGGGCATCTTGGTGGGCACCATCAAATCGGTGGACGATAACCCCCAGCACGTCTTCGTCCGTGCTGCTGTGGAGCCGGCAGCCCGCCTGGACCGGCTGAGGACGGTGGCCGTGCTCACAAGCCATAGGCCTGCGGAGCTGGGGGAGCCATGA